From one Bombus affinis isolate iyBomAffi1 chromosome 9, iyBomAffi1.2, whole genome shotgun sequence genomic stretch:
- the LOC126920045 gene encoding uncharacterized protein LOC126920045, whose translation MKKIASRKHRNDTTEKRPRKYDTKNSSRICGKENKFVKLKRRGTIKNINLLPETFFDNSCVTNFASDNLTKILRKYNRRKEALSENKKYDLQRMLNNRIENDVDISKSIACNDTYFIDSTNRIEDEEGIMLENSVPVESNVNSPETSNVSWKSNNYLVEDKTSEVMILGNVKKRLEEDYDDYFSLHDDDLFHDAEDSNDILEIDQPSAEVTMNHYDYYRYTLHNIYPNEPKSMLVTASATKHQKTKQELTGQSVQTSRNCTSFIHKFRFANSSLNCNRSSLREQECSPSSSIEYCSARDVSLSKLQSSHDNCFSNDVSFKDDNMLQDTREFFDRIPMDSYTVCCYQRNSTPNFSNSSKLITESLDFETLTDCSRDQFRITSNERPNEESEKKVRAEWRGYVRKMDLLPTYDFDTDSSYSDESLNRRIDVVIKEFTENLILSERKAKTKLRKMKNSTRHRQTSKRRKNRQQAQRVTGCISKRSSTSKFESSPQQNDDDWVISSSTPPLFSFSDSEIDHL comes from the exons ATGAAGAAAATAGCATCAAGAAAACACAGAAACGACACTACAGAGAAAAGGCCGAGAAAATACGATACGAAGAATTCGTCGAGAATTTGTGGAAAAGAAAATAAGTTTGTCAAACTTAAAAGACGCGGaacgattaaaaatattaatttgttaCCAGAAACTTTCTTCGATAATAGCTGCGTGACAAATTTCGCCAGCGATAATCTGACGAAAATACTGCGAAAGTATAATAGAAGAAAAGAAGCCTTAAGCGAAAACAAAAAGTATGATCTTCAAAGAATGTTGAACAACAGGATAGAGAACGACGTCGATATATCTAAATCGATAGCTTGCAACGACACGTATTTTATAGATAGTACAAACCGTATAGAAGATGAAGAAGGAATTATGCTTGAAAATTCTGTTCCCGTTGAATCCAATGTAAATTCACCAGAAACTTCAAACGTGTCATGGAAATCGAACAATTATTTGGTCGAAGATAAAACTTCCGAAGTGATGATCCTTGGAAACGTGAAGAAACGATTGGAAGAAGACTATGATGATTATTTTTCGCTTCACGATGACGATCTTTTTCACGATGCAGAGGATTCAAATGATATTTTAGAAATAGATCAACCTTCTGCAGAAGTTACTATGAATCACTATGATTACTATCGATAcacgttacataatatttacCCCAACGAACCGAAATCTATGCTGGTGACAGCGTCGGCAACGAAGCACCAAAAAACGAAGCAAGAATTGACAGGACAGTCGGTACAAACCTCCCGAAACTGTACGTCTTTCATTCACAAATTCCGTTTCGCAAATTCGAGCTTGAATTGCAATCGCAGTTCGTTAAGAGAGCAAGAATGCAGTCCTAGCTCGTCGATCGAGTATTGCTCCGCTAGGGACGTTTCTTTATCAAAGTTGCAATCGTCCCACGACAATTGTTTTTCAAACGACGTTTCGTTCAAAGACGACAACATGTTACAAGACACTAGGGAATTTTTCGATCGCATCCCAATGGATTCCTACACTGTGTGCTGTTACCAACGGAACTCAACGCCAAACTTTTCGAATTCGTCTAAATTGATCACCGAATCTCTAGATTTTGAAACCTTAACTGATTGTTCACGTGATCAGTTTCGAATTACGTCGAACGAACGACCTAACGAGGAAAGCGAGAAGAAGGTTAGAGCGGAGTGGAGAGGTTATGTGAGAAAAATGGATTTGCTGCCTACTTACGATTTTGACACGGACAGCAGTTATTCGGATGAATCGCTTAATCGAAGGATCGATGTTGTGATAAAAGAGTTCACGGAGAATCTGATTCTAAGCGAGAGAAAGGCGAAGACGAAATTGAGGAAGATGAAAAATTCTACGAGACACAGGCAGACGAGTAAACGACGGAAGAATAGGCAACAA GCACAGAGGGTAACAGGATGCATTTCAAAACGAAGCTCTACCAGCAAATTCGAATCTTCTCCGCAGCAGAACGACGATGATTGGGTCATAAGTAGCTCCACGCCACCCTTGTTCTCCTTCTCTGATTCTGAAATCGatcatttataa